In a genomic window of Coprococcus eutactus:
- the proS gene encoding proline--tRNA ligase, with translation MANDKKMVEAITSMDEDFAQWYTDVVLKAGLIAYTNVKGCMAIKPAGYAIWELIQKQLDERFKATGVENVYMPMLIPESLLEKEKDHVEGFAPEVAWVTYGGLNPLTERMCVRPTSETLFCDFYKNDIQSYRDLPKVYNQWCSVMRWEKETRPFLRSREFLWQEGHTAHATAEEAEARTIQMLNLYADFCEDVLAMPVIRGQKTEKEKFAGAEATYTIEALMHDGKALQSGTSHNFGDGFAKAFGIQFTDKDNKLKYVHQTSWGMTTRLIGAIIMVHGDNSGLVLPPKVAPTQVMIIPIMQKKAGVLEKAAELREKLGAFRVKVDDSDKSPGWKFSEQEMRGIPIRVEIGPKDIEANQAVLVRRDTREKITVSLDEIDAKVGELLETIQKDMFERAKAHRDSHTHAALNWDEFKNIIDNEQGFVKAMWCGETACEEAIKDETGASTRCMPFAQEHLSDVCVHCGKPAKKMVYFGRAY, from the coding sequence ATGCAATCTGGGAGCTTATACAGAAGCAGCTTGATGAGAGATTCAAGGCTACAGGTGTGGAGAATGTGTACATGCCAATGCTTATTCCAGAGAGCCTTCTTGAGAAGGAGAAGGATCACGTTGAGGGATTTGCACCGGAGGTAGCATGGGTTACATATGGTGGACTCAATCCTCTTACAGAGCGTATGTGTGTAAGACCTACATCAGAGACTCTGTTCTGCGATTTCTACAAGAATGATATCCAGTCATATCGTGATCTGCCAAAGGTATATAATCAGTGGTGTTCAGTTATGCGTTGGGAGAAGGAGACAAGACCTTTCCTTCGTTCAAGAGAATTTCTGTGGCAGGAGGGACACACTGCTCATGCAACAGCAGAGGAGGCTGAGGCAAGAACAATACAGATGCTGAATCTGTACGCTGATTTCTGTGAGGATGTACTTGCTATGCCGGTTATCCGTGGACAGAAGACAGAGAAGGAAAAGTTTGCCGGAGCAGAGGCAACATACACAATAGAGGCACTTATGCACGACGGCAAGGCACTTCAGTCAGGAACAAGCCATAACTTTGGAGATGGATTTGCCAAGGCGTTTGGTATACAGTTTACAGACAAGGACAACAAGCTCAAGTATGTTCACCAGACATCATGGGGTATGACAACAAGACTTATCGGAGCCATCATCATGGTTCACGGAGACAATTCAGGTCTTGTACTTCCTCCAAAGGTTGCGCCAACTCAGGTTATGATCATTCCTATTATGCAGAAGAAGGCAGGAGTGCTTGAGAAGGCAGCAGAGCTCCGCGAGAAGCTTGGCGCATTCAGAGTAAAGGTTGATGACAGCGATAAGAGCCCAGGCTGGAAGTTCTCAGAGCAGGAGATGAGAGGTATTCCTATCAGAGTTGAGATCGGACCAAAGGATATCGAGGCAAATCAGGCAGTTCTGGTACGCCGTGATACAAGAGAGAAGATCACAGTATCACTTGATGAGATAGATGCAAAGGTAGGAGAGCTTCTTGAGACTATCCAGAAGGATATGTTTGAGAGAGCAAAGGCTCACAGAGATTCACATACACATGCAGCTCTTAACTGGGATGAGTTCAAGAATATCATCGACAACGAGCAGGGCTTTGTGAAGGCTATGTGGTGCGGTGAGACAGCTTGTGAGGAGGCAATCAAGGACGAGACAGGAGCATCCACAAGATGTATGCCATTTGCGCAGGAGCATCTCTCAGATGTATGCGTACACTGCGGCAAGCCTGCAAAGAAGATGGTATACTTCGGACGTGCATATTAA
- a CDS encoding CCA tRNA nucleotidyltransferase: MRIDIPEGANRVIEGLEAAGYEAYIVGGCVRDSILGRLPGDWDITTSARPEQVKEIFRRTIDTGIEHGTVTVMMGKEGYEVTTYRIDGEYSDHRRPDQVEFTASLEEDLKRRDFTINAMAYSHSKGIIDMFGGVQDLNDKVIRAVGVARDRFDEDALRILRAIRFAGQLGFDIERDTRKAMIIQAQYLKNISAERIRVELTKLLVSDHPDKLLEAYVTGITSYILPEFDKMMEQPQNNPYHRYNVGVHSIEAVKNIRPDVTMRWAALLHDVGKPATHTVDENGIDHFFDHPEKGVPIAESILRRLKFDNNTIKDVCTLVRWHDYGMGSVPKKGSIRKLLGEVGKDFFPYIIEIKKADMVAQSDYNLEERQSQLAALEKKYEEIMASDDCVRIKDLKINGGDLIKMGIKPGPQMGEILQKLLDMVIEDPEKNDREYLIEQVKMM; this comes from the coding sequence ATGAGAATAGACATTCCAGAGGGAGCAAATAGGGTAATAGAGGGTCTTGAGGCAGCAGGCTATGAGGCTTATATAGTCGGCGGCTGCGTGAGAGATAGCATACTTGGAAGGTTGCCGGGGGACTGGGATATCACCACATCTGCCAGACCAGAGCAGGTGAAGGAGATATTCAGGCGTACCATAGATACGGGAATAGAGCATGGAACCGTAACGGTAATGATGGGCAAGGAAGGCTATGAGGTCACGACATACAGGATAGATGGGGAGTACAGTGACCACAGGAGACCTGACCAGGTTGAGTTCACGGCAAGTCTTGAGGAGGATCTCAAGAGAAGAGACTTCACGATAAATGCCATGGCGTACAGTCACAGCAAGGGAATCATAGACATGTTCGGCGGAGTACAGGATCTGAATGACAAGGTTATAAGAGCCGTCGGTGTGGCAAGGGACAGATTTGACGAGGATGCACTCAGAATACTCAGGGCGATAAGATTTGCCGGACAGCTTGGATTTGACATAGAGAGAGATACCAGAAAGGCTATGATCATCCAGGCACAGTATCTGAAAAATATTAGTGCGGAGAGAATCAGGGTGGAGCTCACAAAGCTCCTGGTATCAGACCACCCGGACAAGCTTCTTGAGGCGTATGTCACAGGCATAACTTCATATATCCTTCCGGAGTTTGACAAGATGATGGAGCAGCCGCAGAACAATCCGTATCATAGATACAACGTGGGAGTACATTCCATAGAGGCGGTCAAGAATATCAGACCGGATGTGACCATGAGGTGGGCAGCACTTCTCCACGATGTCGGTAAGCCGGCAACACACACAGTTGATGAGAATGGCATAGATCATTTCTTTGATCATCCCGAGAAGGGTGTGCCTATAGCGGAAAGCATTCTGCGAAGACTCAAGTTTGACAACAACACTATCAAAGATGTGTGTACTCTGGTCAGATGGCATGATTATGGAATGGGAAGTGTTCCGAAAAAGGGCAGTATAAGAAAGCTTTTGGGAGAAGTCGGAAAAGATTTCTTCCCATATATAATCGAGATAAAAAAAGCCGACATGGTAGCCCAGAGTGATTACAATCTGGAGGAGAGACAAAGCCAGCTTGCAGCACTTGAGAAGAAATATGAAGAGATCATGGCATCAGATGACTGTGTCAGGATCAAAGATCTCAAGATAAATGGAGGAGATCTGATAAAGATGGGAATAAAACCGGGACCTCAAATGGGTGAGATACTTCAGAAACTGTTGGATATGGTTATAGAAGATCCTGAAAAGAACGACAGGGAATACCTTATTGAACAGGTCAAAATGATGTAA
- a CDS encoding CotS family spore coat protein, whose translation MAEKMGEVYEAYDMEVQGIGRGRGAIILMTDKGIRQVAALNGTDERLLQEKQFKDSIYEKGFCYIDRVVPNSDEELVTCDRYGNPFVCREYFQGRECSASNIRDLEKAVINLAQFHKAGRELYEDEGSREYDKMPGNLDRKLRELRRIRNFVSRRNKKNDFEIQYIRAFDYFYRQADRCLKLFEENFKCNEKWIGYCHGSYNYHSVMFCDGYIATTNFDRFHVGYQLVDLYQFMRKAMEKNRYDIEMARDILSAYSQIRHLDKEDYEFIYLMYSFPEKFWKISNRYMNSRKSYISPVLMEKLQKVIEDDQEKLKILSEINDTYGLHKLTN comes from the coding sequence TTGGCTGAAAAAATGGGTGAAGTGTATGAGGCATATGACATGGAGGTGCAGGGGATAGGCAGAGGCAGAGGTGCTATCATTCTGATGACGGACAAGGGCATACGTCAGGTGGCGGCTCTGAATGGAACGGACGAGAGACTTTTGCAGGAGAAACAGTTCAAGGATAGTATATACGAAAAGGGATTCTGCTATATAGACAGGGTGGTTCCGAACAGCGATGAGGAGCTTGTGACATGTGACAGGTATGGCAATCCATTTGTATGTCGGGAATATTTTCAGGGGAGGGAATGCAGTGCATCCAATATCAGGGATTTGGAGAAGGCAGTCATCAATCTGGCACAGTTTCATAAAGCCGGCAGGGAACTCTATGAGGATGAGGGAAGCCGTGAATATGATAAAATGCCGGGCAATCTCGACAGAAAATTGAGAGAGCTGCGTAGAATCCGTAATTTTGTCAGCAGAAGAAATAAAAAGAATGATTTTGAGATCCAGTATATAAGGGCGTTTGATTATTTTTATAGGCAGGCAGACAGATGTCTCAAACTGTTTGAGGAGAACTTCAAATGCAACGAAAAGTGGATAGGATATTGTCACGGATCTTATAACTATCACAGTGTGATGTTTTGTGACGGATACATAGCAACAACCAATTTTGACAGATTCCATGTGGGATATCAGCTTGTTGATCTTTACCAATTTATGAGAAAGGCGATGGAGAAGAACAGGTACGACATAGAGATGGCGCGGGATATATTGAGTGCGTACAGCCAGATAAGGCATCTGGATAAGGAAGACTATGAATTTATATACCTTATGTACAGTTTTCCTGAGAAGTTCTGGAAGATAAGCAACCGCTATATGAACAGCCGAAAGAGCTATATATCCCCGGTTTTGATGGAAAAACTCCAAAAAGTTATCGAAGATGACCAAGAAAAACTCAAAATTTTGAGCGAAATTAACGATACCTATGGACTTCACAAGCTGACAAATTAA
- a CDS encoding phospho-sugar mutase: MMSDYNYKDVYEQWVNNPLFGQETKDELLAIKDDEKEIEERFYCDLVFGTAGLRGIIGAGTNRMNIYVVRKATQGLANYIIKAGKQDKGVAIAYDSRRMSPEFSMEAALCLAANGIKAYRFESLRPTPELSFAVRYLDCVAGINVTASHNPPEYNGYKVYWEDGAQITPPHDQGIMAEVKAITDFADTKTMDMVEAKKKGLLVTIGSEVDDAYMGELKKLILNQDAIDKYGKDLKIVYTPLHGTGNIPVRRILKEIGFENVYVVPEQELPDGEFPTVEYPNPEAKEAFTLALKLAKEVDADLVLATDPDADRLGCYAKDSKTGEYKVFTGNMSGSLLCEYEVSQMKEKNGSLPADGAIVKTIVTTNMVDAIAKYYGTDLIECFTGFKNIGREILRFEQTGKGTYLFGFEESYGCLIGTHARDKDAVVATMALCEAAAYYRGQGKTLWDAMMDMYEKYGYYVDDIKTVTLKGVEGSKKIGHIMNILRANVPEQVAGYKTKVVRDYRLEYIRNIETGEVKPTGFPNANVLYYELENDAWLAVRPSGTEPKIKFYYGIKGSSYDEAQKESAAFGDKVMDLIYDILEK; the protein is encoded by the coding sequence ATGATGAGTGATTATAATTACAAGGACGTGTATGAGCAGTGGGTGAACAATCCTTTATTTGGTCAGGAAACAAAGGATGAGCTCTTAGCGATCAAGGACGACGAGAAAGAGATAGAAGAAAGATTCTATTGTGATCTTGTATTTGGAACAGCCGGACTTCGAGGCATCATCGGAGCTGGTACTAACAGAATGAACATATATGTAGTGCGCAAGGCTACACAGGGACTTGCAAACTACATCATCAAGGCGGGCAAGCAGGACAAAGGTGTGGCAATAGCTTATGATTCAAGAAGAATGTCACCTGAGTTCTCTATGGAGGCAGCGCTCTGCCTGGCAGCAAATGGCATAAAGGCTTACAGATTTGAGTCACTCAGACCAACACCTGAGCTTTCATTTGCAGTTAGATATCTGGACTGTGTAGCTGGTATCAATGTAACAGCATCACACAACCCACCAGAGTATAATGGATATAAGGTATACTGGGAGGATGGCGCACAGATCACACCACCTCATGACCAGGGAATCATGGCCGAGGTAAAGGCCATCACAGATTTCGCAGATACAAAGACTATGGACATGGTAGAGGCAAAGAAGAAGGGGCTCCTTGTAACTATCGGTTCAGAGGTTGATGACGCATACATGGGCGAGCTCAAGAAGCTCATCCTTAATCAGGATGCAATTGACAAGTATGGCAAGGATCTCAAGATCGTGTACACACCACTTCACGGAACAGGTAATATTCCTGTAAGAAGAATCCTCAAGGAGATCGGTTTCGAGAATGTGTATGTGGTACCAGAGCAGGAGCTTCCGGATGGAGAGTTCCCAACTGTTGAGTATCCAAACCCAGAGGCAAAGGAAGCATTTACACTTGCACTCAAGCTGGCAAAGGAGGTCGATGCAGATCTCGTTCTTGCAACAGACCCAGATGCCGACAGACTCGGATGCTACGCAAAGGATTCCAAGACAGGTGAGTACAAGGTGTTCACAGGAAATATGTCAGGAAGCTTACTCTGCGAGTATGAGGTAAGCCAGATGAAGGAGAAGAATGGCAGCCTTCCAGCAGACGGAGCAATCGTCAAGACTATCGTTACTACCAACATGGTAGATGCCATAGCAAAGTATTATGGAACAGATCTCATCGAGTGTTTCACAGGTTTCAAGAACATCGGACGTGAGATCCTCAGATTTGAGCAGACAGGCAAGGGAACATACCTCTTCGGATTTGAGGAGAGCTACGGATGCCTGATCGGAACACATGCAAGAGACAAGGACGCAGTTGTTGCAACTATGGCTCTCTGCGAGGCAGCAGCTTACTACAGAGGTCAGGGCAAGACTCTTTGGGATGCGATGATGGATATGTACGAGAAGTACGGATATTATGTTGACGACATCAAGACCGTGACACTCAAGGGTGTTGAGGGATCAAAGAAGATCGGACACATCATGAATATCCTCCGTGCAAATGTACCTGAGCAGGTTGCAGGCTACAAGACAAAGGTTGTTCGCGACTATCGTCTTGAGTATATAAGAAACATCGAGACAGGTGAGGTCAAGCCTACCGGTTTCCCAAATGCAAACGTACTCTACTACGAGCTTGAGAACGATGCATGGCTTGCAGTAAGACCTTCAGGAACTGAGCCAAAGATCAAATTCTACTACGGAATCAAGGGTTCATCATACGATGAGGCACAGAAGGAGTCAGCAGCATTTGGTGACAAGGTCATGGATCTCATTTATGACATACTTGAGAAGTAA
- a CDS encoding glycosyltransferase family 2 protein has product MKKVSLIVPCYNEEEALPIFAAELDKVVQGLGSYEFEVLMVNDGSSDGTLKVMKDVSSEYEYFKYISFSRNFGKESAMYAGFCNASGDYVAVMDADMQDPPSLLPEMLEILEQGEYDSVATRRVTRKGEPKIRSWFARRFYKLINRISDADVVDGARDFRLMKSEMKDAIVSMCEYNRFSKGIFGWIGYKTKWLEYENVERVAGETKWSFWKLFRYAIDGIINFSEAPMMIASGFGTFCTVLSFAMLLFFFIRKLVWGDPVAGWPSLVCIILFVSGLQFLCIGMMGKYIAKTYVEVKNRPHYIISDTNKDGVDKIN; this is encoded by the coding sequence ATGAAAAAGGTGAGTTTGATTGTTCCTTGTTACAACGAAGAGGAGGCACTGCCGATATTTGCTGCGGAACTTGATAAGGTGGTACAGGGACTCGGATCGTATGAGTTTGAGGTCCTCATGGTAAATGATGGTTCTTCAGATGGTACTTTGAAGGTTATGAAGGATGTGTCATCAGAATATGAGTATTTCAAATACATATCGTTTTCCAGAAACTTTGGAAAAGAATCAGCAATGTATGCAGGATTTTGCAATGCATCAGGTGATTATGTGGCGGTTATGGATGCGGACATGCAGGATCCGCCATCACTTCTTCCGGAAATGCTTGAGATTCTGGAACAGGGCGAATATGACAGTGTAGCCACCAGAAGGGTGACGAGAAAGGGTGAGCCAAAGATCAGATCATGGTTTGCCAGAAGATTTTACAAGCTTATAAACAGGATATCGGATGCTGATGTGGTGGATGGAGCCAGGGACTTCAGACTCATGAAGTCGGAGATGAAGGATGCTATAGTGTCGATGTGCGAGTACAACAGATTTTCAAAGGGAATCTTTGGGTGGATCGGATATAAGACAAAGTGGCTTGAGTATGAGAATGTTGAGAGGGTTGCCGGGGAGACAAAGTGGAGCTTCTGGAAGTTGTTCAGGTATGCCATAGACGGTATAATCAATTTCTCCGAGGCACCTATGATGATCGCGTCAGGTTTTGGAACATTTTGCACAGTTCTTTCATTTGCCATGCTGCTTTTCTTCTTTATAAGAAAGCTTGTATGGGGAGATCCTGTTGCGGGATGGCCTTCTCTCGTCTGCATTATTTTATTCGTATCGGGATTGCAGTTCCTGTGCATAGGAATGATGGGCAAATATATTGCAAAAACGTATGTTGAGGTCAAGAACAGACCTCATTATATAATATCTGACACGAATAAAGACGGAGTGGACAAAATAAATTGA